From Dechloromonas sp. A34:
GGCGCCATTTCCAGTCCCGGCTCATCGATAAACATGGCGCCGAGGCTGGGGTCGATGAAGGCCGACCATTTTCCGGTCGCCGTGTGCAGGGCGGGCAGCAGCTCGCTGGCTGCTGGTGAGACCGACGACGGCCGCCCGGATGCGGGAAGCAACTCAAGTTTTTCGCCGGGAATCCCGGTCAGATAGGTGCGACGGAGCGCCTCGAGAAAGCGTAGTACCAGCGCGACCGGCGCCGGCTCGGCGAGCGACAGCCAGAGTCGATAGCCTTGGTGAGCTGAAATCGCGAGTGTCGGTGCGGGCAAATCCAGTTCGTCCTGAACCGCCTGATAGAGCTTTGCCACCTGTTCCCAATCGCCGGGCCGTTCGAACTTGACGACCATGGTCCGTGCCAAGCCGTCAGGGCTGACCAGCATCAGGTCGTCGTTTGTCGGTTCGGAAATCTCTTCGGCCGAAGAGGCGGGGGCGGTGCCGCCATCCAACTGTCGAGCAGGCGAAGGCTGGTCGGGCAGGAAATAGAGTCGCTGCAGTTGGGTCATCAGTTTGTTCATGCATCACCAATCAGGAAGGTTCGGTCATTCCGCGCGCCATTGCCTAGCAAACGCCAATCCCGTGAGCTTAACCGCAGGCATCGCCGGAAGGCGTTTCGGGGTGCCACAAAAAATACTAGACGACCGGTCTAATTGGTGGCAACATTTCCCGCCATGAACATCCGTTACGACAATACGCGCCAGCACATCCTCGAAACCGGCCACCGGATTTTCGCCGGCAAGGGCTTTTCGAGCGTTGGCCTGAATGAGCTGCTGAAGGCCGCCGGCGTGCCCAAGGGCTCGTTTTATCATTACTTCGAGTCCAAGGAGCAATATGGTCAGGCCCTGCTCGCCGACTATTTCGAGCACTACCTCGCCGATATCGGCGCCTTGCTCGATGCCGGTGAGGCCTCGGGTCACGAGCGGCTGATGCGTTACTGGGAGCGCTGGCTGAATTCCCAATGCGCCGACTGTGCCGATCAGAAATGCCTGGTCGTCAAGCTGAGCGCCGAAGTTGCCGACCTCTCGGATGCCATGCGCCTGACCCTGCGTGACGGGACCGAGCGCATCATCGCCCGGATTGCCCAGACCATCGAAACCGGCGTCGCCGACGGCTCGCTGCCGGCGCTGGACGCCGAGGCGACCGCCCGCACGCTGTACCAGTTGTGGATTGGCGCCAGCGTACTGGGCAAGCTGCACCGCAACCGCAGGGCGCTGGATAGCGCGATGAGCTTCACCCGGCAATTGTTGTCGCGCTGAGCCACAAACTATCGACGGGCCGCGCCTTGGTGCGGCCCATTTTTAACACTGAAACATAGACGACCGGTCTAATTTAGCAACGAAACCCCGCCCACAAGGAGAATCACCATGAGTTCCCTGTTCGATCCTGCACAAATCGGCGATATCGCCGTCGCCAACCGTATCGTCATGGCGCCGCTGACGCGCAATCGCGCCATCGCCGGCAATGTCGCCGGTCCGCTGACCGTCGAGTATTACCGCCAGCGCGCCAGCGCCGGCCTGATCATCGCCGAGGCGAGCCAGATCAGCCCGCTGGCCCAGGGCTATCTCGACACCCCGGGCATCCATACCCCGGAGCAGGTGGCCGGCTGGCGCCAGGTGACCGATGCCGTGCATGCCGAAGGCGGCAAGATCGTGCTCCAGCTCTGGCACGTCGGCCGCATTTCGCATTCCTCGCTGCTGCCTGACGGCGCCGCGCCGGTTTCCTCGAGCAGCCGCCGCTCCGAGGCCAAGACCTTCACTCGCGACGGCTTCCTCCCGGTTTCCGCACCGCGCGCCCTGCGCGACGATGAGTTGCCCGGCCTGATCGACGACTACCGCCGCGCCGCGCGCAATGCGATCGCCGCCGGCTTCGATGGCGTCGAAGTGCATGCCGCCAACACGTACCTGCTCGAACAGTTCCTGCGCGACAGCGTCAACGACCGCAGTGGCCCCTACGGTGGCAGCATCGCCAATCGCGCCCGCCTGCTGCTCGAAGTCATGCAGGCGATTGTTGCGGAAATCGGCGGCGGCCGGACCGGCATTCGCCTCAGCCCGCTGACGACCTTTGGCGGCACGACGCCGCTCGACAGCGATCCGCAGGCGCTCTACGGCTATGTCGTCGAACAGCTGGCGCCGCTCGGTCTGGCCTTCCTGCACGTCATCGAAGGCGAAACCGGCGGCACGCGGAATCCGCCCGCTGCCAAGCCCTTCGATTACGAGGCCCTGCACCGTAGTTTCCCGGGGGCCTGGATGGTCAACAATGGTTATTCGCGTGCCCTGGCCATGGAAACCGTTGCCGAGGGCAAGGCCGACCTGGTGGCCTTTGGCCGCCCGTTCATCAGCACGCCGGATCTGGTCTACCGCCTGAGTCACGATGCGCCGTTGAACGAATTGCGCGCCGACAAGCTCTATGGCGGAGGCGCCGAGGGTTACACCGACTATCCGACCCTGGCTGCCTGATCGCCACTTCACCCCGGCCGTGACGGAATCATCCGCCACGGCCATCACCACCGAATTTTCCATGTCTGCATACCGCCGCTGGCTGCCAGCGCTCGCCTTGCTCGTCCTCTCGCTGACCTGGGGCTACACCTGGGTGCTGGCCAAGCACGGCCTGGTTTACGCGCCACCCTTCGCCTTCGCCGCCGAACGCTGCGTCGGCGCCGCGTTGTCCCTGATCCTCGTGCTCAAGCTCATGGG
This genomic window contains:
- a CDS encoding TetR/AcrR family transcriptional regulator, translated to MNIRYDNTRQHILETGHRIFAGKGFSSVGLNELLKAAGVPKGSFYHYFESKEQYGQALLADYFEHYLADIGALLDAGEASGHERLMRYWERWLNSQCADCADQKCLVVKLSAEVADLSDAMRLTLRDGTERIIARIAQTIETGVADGSLPALDAEATARTLYQLWIGASVLGKLHRNRRALDSAMSFTRQLLSR
- a CDS encoding alkene reductase, with amino-acid sequence MSSLFDPAQIGDIAVANRIVMAPLTRNRAIAGNVAGPLTVEYYRQRASAGLIIAEASQISPLAQGYLDTPGIHTPEQVAGWRQVTDAVHAEGGKIVLQLWHVGRISHSSLLPDGAAPVSSSSRRSEAKTFTRDGFLPVSAPRALRDDELPGLIDDYRRAARNAIAAGFDGVEVHAANTYLLEQFLRDSVNDRSGPYGGSIANRARLLLEVMQAIVAEIGGGRTGIRLSPLTTFGGTTPLDSDPQALYGYVVEQLAPLGLAFLHVIEGETGGTRNPPAAKPFDYEALHRSFPGAWMVNNGYSRALAMETVAEGKADLVAFGRPFISTPDLVYRLSHDAPLNELRADKLYGGGAEGYTDYPTLAA